ttttgatacgagcaggagcatttgcagctggtatatgagatttagttaccgtcttggtatctgcaaatgcatcaggtagctggttagctatactctgtaaatgcataattcgtcgaacttctagttctgactctttagaaggaggatcaagatataacaatgatggtacactccattttatatcacttccaacatttttgttttctccccctagaactgggaatacattttcgtcaaaatgacaatcagcaaaacgtgctgtaaagacgtcaccagtctgtggttctaggtatcttataattgatggagaatcacaaccaacatatattcccaaccttctttgtggtcccatctttgttcgttgtggtggtgctacaggcacatataccgcacaaccaaagattctaaagtgggaaatgtttggttctcgaccaaacgctaactgtagtggagaatacttatggtatgcactcggtctgatccgaatgagtgcttctgcatgcaaaatggcatgtccccatacagaggttggaagttttgatctcatgatcaatggtcttgcaatcaattgcagacgcttaattaaagattcagccaaaccattttgcgtatgaacatgagcaaccgaatgttcaacttcaattcccattaccatacaatagtcattgaatgcttgggatgtgaattcaccagcgttgtctagtctaactcttttaatagtataatcaggaaactgtgctcgcagtttgattatctgagttagaaatctcgcaaatgccacatttcgagatgataatagacaaacgtgtgaccatctactggatgcgtcaattaataccataaaatagtggaatggtccacatggtggatgtatcggtccacatatatcaccttgaattctttcaaggaactttggtgattctttatcgattttggttggcgatggccttacgatcaattttcctagagaacatgcaacacatgtcattttattcccttgagaaatctcctggattttcaatggatgaccatgtgaactttctatgattttacgcatcattgtagtgcctgggtggccaaggcgatcatgccataacgtgaactcttctgggttccgttttactacaagatttgattcgatctcatcgatataagtatgatgtaatcccgaaggaagttctggaaacttttccaatatgtgttttctgccacatttttcagaaattacatacatgtatttctttccatcctcagttgcagactgagtatcatatccgtgaagatatatgtctttaaaactcaacaaattccttttagaactcggagagtataaagcattatttatggaaaattttgttccattcggcaaagtaaagtttgctttaccagttccttcaatcacgtctgcaggacctgatattgtattgacgacaattcttgtcggttttatatcagagaaatatctcttttgtctcagaatagtgtgcgttgttccactatctggtatgcatatttcacgaatccgtttcttggattttgctccattagtattttgatccatttctgaaattatcataaacattaaataaaagtgaaacgtgaaatttattcattgattatataaagaaaacacacaataattatacaaatattgttgttaaaacaacattattctttgaaaacataattattatacattacaaatgaggactattcagcagtcttattagaaacatttccgtactcttcaagagtattctagtccagctcatttgcgaaatcagaggattcaaggtatgaggtcccttcaacgttttccgtgaggttcacctctttagcctttccttttatggattcttgatataacttgcacaaatgtgggggagtacgacaggtacgggaccaatgtcctttacatccacatctgtaacatacagtctcacttttctttgtggtatcctcttcggtttctttgcctttatgaggttgttcagatctaacccatttgttagatctaatacttttaggatagtaaggctttccacgtttgttgttgaaacgccgaccacgacctcgattggtatggtttctccttcccgaatattctaccgccgtagcattcacttcgggaaatgccttggctcccgtgggtcgggaattatggtttttgattagtaactcatcgttcttttcagccaacatgagtgttaccatcaattcagaaaatttggtgtacccacattttctgtaaattcgggataagacgttgtgttctttgtggaaggtattgtatgtcttgtcaagcatttctgcttcggtgacagggttaccacaatattttaattgtgcaactatcctcaagatagtggaattgtaatctctaaccctttggaaatcctgaaacctcagggttttccactcttcaagagcgtgagggagattgatttccttttgattatcgaatctgtctttcaaggcttgccatagtacagctgggtcctcaacgtctccatagtcgtgagttagattctcatctaagtgcttcttcaggaagattatcgcctcggctatatgctcgggtggcgatttgttaccgacttttATAGCTTCagatatcttttttattacaagataaggtttcacatttgtgacccatctgacatagttttcgccggttacttttagagccgggaactggagtttctcgatgtttgccatttgtatttctaaaacacaaaatagtaattttattagaacttcataatttaaaaaccgtttacattaatcatacaagcaattacaaggagaagcgatgtaaataaaattaaaccgatattcatcttaaattcactcggagtaaattctccaacgaatgaaccataaatagaaacacaaataaaaatggcacataaaaacaaaagtgcgcgaatcatctttcttgaaatgaaaaatcggaggagagcgatttgaaatttttgagagaagatgaaatgttttggatgatgaaatggagtgaaaatgagttgtatttatagatgaaaattactgttcatgaccgttggagaaaggggaaatttttgaaaaattttctttgtgaccgttggggttaaatcgagtgcaccaaaaattagtctgaaaatatcgtattaaacggtcaatcaaatctataaaatttcataaaagtgaaaaattatgacaatgaaatatttatgttatatgacaacaaatcatgcgacggctcagccgatcaatgcagaataataaataaattatacggcggctcggccgaccaattaataataaacagaatataaggcggctcagccgaccaataaataataaacaggatataaggcggctcggccgaccaataaataataaacaggatataaggcggctcggccgaccaataaataaattaaattactagtaaataatataggcggtattccggccattataacatgatataaataatagtagaggcggtataccgaccattataacagggtataaaatataaatgatacaaataaattttaccaaatcgcagagtgatcgtgctgataacgtgttatgaaataacttataatttatagtatcgggaaatttaaataagagtagaattcaatacccgtaggaagcaaataacacttaatatgagagaaaaagtttattataaggaagaagaagaagatgtaattgtgtacaaaagagtgagatgagtgatggtatttatagtgagcaacaatacataaaatatcaaagatggtgcttgatttggtaaatgagtgggtgatcatagtgcttgatgagtagatgattatagtgcttgatgagtagatgatcatagtgcttgagttggtaaaggagtggaggatcatttcaacGTTTATCTTATAACAATAATCGATTATTACTTAGTGattaatataactaaaaatagaCAAAACTAGTCGTACTGCTCCATTATGTTTGTATTTGTTGTACCAACATACAAGGAGAACGCAATAGCCAGCGATAGAGACAAATAACATGTTGCTTCTTTATAAAAACGATTCTAAAAACGCAACTATTTATGATTGGTTACCAACTTGCTTTAAGATAACTATTCCAAAACGTAATTAACTATGCAATCTATTGACTGATTATCAAATCAActatttcttgttttcttttgagttATGATGCTAAACTGGAATCTGCATACCTGGCTTTCTAATATACTTCATtatgacctttttttttttttttttgaaacacttatgACCTTTCTAAAATGTAAAACACCTATAGTTACCTGGTAATGCTATTGCAATTAACATAACGTATCACACGATTATTTGcagaacatatttaaaatacacatGGCATATAGTATGTCATCAGATCTCAccgaaaaaatgatttgatctCACACCCAAAATATATAGAGTTAAATCGATCGACTTGTAACCGACATATCacacatgtaaaaaaaaaaaactacaatagTGCTATTAAGCCTTCAATTCAATCCAGAAGTCAGAAGCGTCTGACTTAGTTAGAATCTCCTTTGGAGTCAGAAAATCTTAGCAAAACTCCAAGCCAACTTTGCTTAAACCCTTGATTAACATTATCAGGATTCAGTACTAATGTTGTTTTATTTGGGCATATGAACATcgttgatgttttttttatctagatgtctaaacttttttgtttatttattaatattttaattgtaagACAAAATATCGCGTGCTGGTGTGAAGTACTTAAGCTAAAGCTCGATAAAACTGTATATCAGTATTGGTCTCATATTAACAAATAACAACGTACGCTTACAGATATcagatatttattaaaactattttaaaaagcGTCTGAACTTCATATATAGAGATTTATTGTTGGGTGACTTGAAGTTTTTGTTGGTATATAAGGTTGGTATTGCTACCTTATCATCTAGGTTAAAATTCGCATAATCTATGATGATAACAATTTTGTTTGCTATTGTACAATAACTATGATGATGATCCCTTAATAGGTTTGATTTGCTTGATTGCTTCTAACATACTTGAAAAGTATGGCTAGgtctgggcgttcgggtatccgttGGCGCTCGGTCGGATTTTTCggatttcgttttttttataacacctcTTAGGTCTCATTCTAGTAAATTTACAAGTACGGGCCaggttcggatataacacatcgggttcggatcggttttgtatcacatcatagaatccataaagtaaccatatatcattcagattcgggttatatcggatcggttcggatatacccgaaataaaatctaaaatttaaaagcaaaacataagaaatatatacttatgtatatataattaagtatttaaagtatttatttaaattttaaatacttattgttagatatcatatcaaaataaatatgaaattgaatatttgaagtatatattcatgtttaatataattatattgtatattagttTGGACATTCGAAACGGGTTTTTCAGATAtctttttggattttttgattttttcggtcTTTCGGGTTAcctgttcgggttcggttaataataCTTGGGATTCGGATATATTTTGTACCACCTTACAAGATgcattcggatattttttacatttcagaTCGGATACGGATTGGATTTTtcgattcgggttcggttcggattttggattatggattttatgcccaggcctaaGTACGACCGTGGATAAATAACTAGATATGAAAACCAAACTTTCACTACaagttcaaatatataaaaaaataaaagcaaaaacACACATACAACTAAAGTGAAAAGAACAAAAGAGTTTTGACAACGATGAGAAAAGAGAGCAAATGGAATACGAAACTGAGAGATTTAAAGTAGGCCAAAGACATATCGTTATCCAAACACAAAGGTGCAGTACTTTTTAAGCCTCTCCATAGCATGTTCCTCAAATTTTAGGTAAATCAATCTTCTGAGATGCTGGTACGATTATTTATCATATAGTTGTCATATATCACTCGTTGAATATCGGTCCCAGCATCAGCATGTGATATGGCTGTATATATTGTACAGTGCAAATATAGCttactatttattaaaaacgCCTAGGGTATTCTGGATTCTTCCTACACTAGCTAACATCGGTTTGCCGTGCGATTGCATCTCGGTAAACCGTGGGCAGAGACTTAGGCTTTCATTGTTCGCACGTAGTTTTTGCGGTTACGTAAAACAAAttacattttgtttttgtttattatttttcaaaaatcaagTCATTTCGAAGAAAAACATAAAGCTAATTAAAACATACAAACAGGATGTATTTTCTggaaataatatacaaataaaatgttaatcAAAAACATACTTCACCTCTCTTATTTTTCATGTACCACAACGACATTTTTTTGATCCGTTAACATTCACATCGATCCATCGACGGATAACCTCAAATTCAGGTCCACATTTCTCTATACCTATGGTTTCAAGCAACCATCTATTGAAGTGTCAACTGATAGAGTAAGTCAAGTCATTGGTTATATAAAAAAAGTCATTAGTTATGACATGCTTCTCCTTAAATTGCCTCACATTATCACCTGTCGGCGCCATAGCAAGTTGTACTATTTGCTCATAGATTGATTCCATCTCGATAGCATTATATTGTTCCTAGCTAGTGATCTAGCTAGTGTCTCTCTTGTCTCATAGAACATTAAAAGATCAATTCCCTCCGTTTCTTATTTTCCCTTGGTTCTTTTCATAgccacacacacacaagaagaagaaccaatTTAGACGAGTTATAGGTTTAACATTTGCACCAAAAAAAGTTATAGGCAATATTTATGaagatttgtttttataatttgagTAATCATGGCCGATGTCTAAACTAGTTGCGAAACCTGTGgaagactcttttttttttgctattgtAAGGTGTTTACAGTTGTATATGTGGGACTTAATATCGGCAGGCGTCAAACATTGTATTGCTAAGGTAATTAATACATTTCATAAGGGAGTTTGTActaaatcaatatttacttGATTTCTCTAAGGATAATTATATGTTTATGGCAAACTCTCGTTTCCATTTGGCATCCTTATTGTGTTATTTTGTTCGATATGGAAGATCAGATTTAATATTCATAGGAAAAATGAATATCTTAAACCGCAGGATTGCATAAGTATTTTATGAATTTATTACTCACTATAGACGAAATTCAATAATTATCCATCCACACCCACATGCAAAATttgagaaacaaacaaaaagttcTTACCACATTATCTCACTCACATGAATCCAAATCCTCCTCCAACCTCACATTATTTAACATTATACACAATAATTTTctcaataaaagaaaaaataataacatagaCATACGTCACCTATGTCTATATATACATCCAAGAAAGACCACCTGTGTATGAATGATATAACCTTAAATCCAGAAAAGCCAGAGACTATTACAAGAAAGAGCATATTAGTCTGATCATTTTCCACAAACAATGAtgtcctcatcatcatcatcatcatctgccACCGATATTATCACTAAGCCGCCGCCGTCGTCGGCTGTTGAGTCTGTCACGTGCGACACGTGCGGTTTCGCTGAGGAGTGCACGCCGGCTTACATCCACCGCGTCAAGGAACGCCACAGGGGACACTGGCTTTGTGGGCTCTGCGCGGAGGCTGTGAAGGACGAGGTGGTTCGATCTCCGACAAGAATCTCCGTCGAGGAAGCTCTTCGCCGCCACACAACGTTCTGCCACCGGTTTCGTTCATGGAgcgcggaggaggaggaggaagatccTATTGCAGTCATTGGAAGAATTCTACGGAGGAGTCTCGATGGCTCTCCTCGGAGAACCACCACGAGGACGAGCTCAAGCGGAGCTTTGCCTGGGGTCGACGATGTAGCGGCACGACGGTCGCTTCTCCGATCTGGGAGCTGTTTCTCGTCTCTCTCTACTTGATTAAATATGTTAGGTGTAAAGTTGCATTTTGCTTTTCCTAAATTTTTGTTAAAGATTTGTTATTTTGTATGACGTTAGTCTTTCTTAATATGATTCAGTGAGTTAATAAAATGGTCAATGACCAAAGCATTCTGTGATCTCTAGATTTGCAGTACTTACGTTTTTTTAACAATCAAATTACGTTTTTCGGGATTACAGTAACAATGCAATATGTAGTACACGTAGTTAATGAGTTTGTACCAACGTACGTAGCAATAAAAAGAATAGGTTGAACCCCCAAATACTGTACGTATAGCATTGGTGTTATATTTAacgttttttagtttttttgaaaCTTGCTAGAATGTATGTTAGTTGACAAAAAGAACACGTTAGACTAATACACTTCAATAATATAGGTcgtttttatatcaattttttaaaaacatcctAGATAACAAATCTGGACTATAAAACAATACTATCTAGTAGCTAGGCATCTACTAATACATATACTTCTCAACAGGCAACTTTAATTCATCAATGTTGACGGATTATATACGCTACAGTTATCattgaatcatatatatatatatgcaatcgCCACAAGATCACTAGAGACAGttgaaaaaataagagaaataaTCAATATAGGCCACATATTATTTCTCAAATCACTAACACAAACTCATAGATATATTATGCTAGCTGATGCATATGTCTCAGTTCTAACATCTTCAGGGTTCCATTTTCTGTGCCTTTATACTTTTATAGCCATAGCAATGTATGTATGACATCCACTTAGCCCTAATTAGAACAactaaaatctaatattttagATTCAGTTAAAGTAGTATGTATATGCATctgtataaacaaaaatatgaaatgtgTATGTCAAATGTGAATGCATGGCACATGCGGATATGTCCAGCTTTGGTGTGATGAAGAGATCCAAGTCTTAACATCACTTTCCAATTGGTGTGGCGCAAGGGTCATTCCTCTTCACTTTGTTGCCCACTTGCCTAAGACACTCTAACTCGACATTTTGTCATCTATTTGTTTCTTAATTGTTTCAAATTGAAAGACAACTCCAtgttctttttgtttatattcttaatttttcgGCCACTTTATGTTGTTTTGAGTTAAAAGTATCTCGAGCCCCTTTCACCAATATCTTTGAGTGTAACCACCAAGATTTGTATATTTATCATTCCATTATGATAACTGTACACCTCTTAACTGATAACTTTAAAAGTATGTGAAGCCCAAGCTAGGGTTAAATTAAGTTTTGCTATAATAAGAAACAGTCCTAggcaaaaacaaatgaaaggGTAGAAGAAAAATAGATACAATACTAGTGAGAAGAAAGATTCAGGGTCGACCAACCCTGGTTAACTAggatagatttaaaaaaacgtGCAATTAGAATTTGCCTGGTTTGAAGTCTAATTATCTTGATTATGATATTCACACCTAAAGTTTTCCAAtatccataaaaaaaaacaaaattagaatATCTATAAATGGACATAAAGAATGTCATCCAAGTTCATATACTAACCTTCTGAATAATATCCAAAATTTTCAGAAAGGATTAGACCTTGGATGAGATATAATATATGTTGATAATATTTGCAGCTTTTCTATTCCAGTTTCTAAAAGAGTGAAATGTTACACGAATACAAAGCCTTGCCTATTAGAAAGCCCACTGGACTATAGTGTAAACCCATAAGGAAACTTCACTTTTAATCAAAGCAACGACCAAAACAGCTTCGAACAACTTTGCGATCATAATCATCTCAGAAAAAAACGTCGCGAAGAAGATGATGCACATGACCTTCTACTGGGGCATCAAAGCCACAATCCTCTTCGATTTCTGGAAAACCGATTCATGGCTGAGTTACATCCTCACTTTAGTCGCCTGCTTCGCCTTCGCCGCCTTCTACCAGTACCTCGAGAAACGCCGTGTCCAATTCAAATCCCTTTCATCCACTCGCCATCCTAATCCCCCGCCTCGCGCCGGCGTTTCCGCACCTCTTATCCCCAAATCGGGCACCAGATCCGCCGCCAAAGCTGCGTCGGTGCTGCTTTTCGGCGTCAACGCGGCGATCGGTTACCTGCTGATGCTGGCGGTTATGTCCTTCAACGGAGGCGTTTTCATCGCGATCGTCGTCGGGTTAACCGTCGGTTACCTCGTTTTCAGATCTGACGACGACGGTGCTGACGTGGCGGCGGAGAATCCATGCGCGTGTGCTTGATTTCGGATGATTCGGTTTATGTTTGTTGTGTTTGATCTACGCCACGTGTTTTTtatttctgtattttttttttcttttcttgttggCTCCTTCACCAAACTGATATCGTCGACGATCTGAATGCGTTTCTGGGTTTAATGATGTCTATGAACTTAATGATGTGTAAGATTATCCCGTTTTAATCCTATGATTGAGCTATATATATTCTCCagatttaatatatagtttGTCACATATGATATGGTTAGCATACTTAGGGGGTTTATTCAAACAAGAATTTGTATGGAATTCAGTGATTTTAAAAGTGGATGGACTTTTAATAAACTTATCAAATAGTTTACTTTACTTTGATTTCTATTGACAGTTATTGATTTTCATAGATTTgcatgcattttattttttatttttataaatcttattaaGGAAATatgtaaaagttttttttgaaaacttttcaattttttaaaagcttTCTGTAAGTAGAGA
This genomic stretch from Brassica napus cultivar Da-Ae chromosome C9, Da-Ae, whole genome shotgun sequence harbors:
- the LOC106411038 gene encoding copper transporter 5; the protein is MMHMTFYWGIKATILFDFWKTDSWLSYILTLVACFAFAAFYQYLEKRRVQFKSLSSTRHPNPPPRAGVSAPLIPKSGTRSAAKAASVLLFGVNAAIGYLLMLAVMSFNGGVFIAIVVGLTVGYLVFRSDDDGADVAAENPCACA
- the BNAC09G37200D gene encoding uncharacterized protein BNAC09G37200D — protein: MMSSSSSSSSATDIITKPPPSSAVESVTCDTCGFAEECTPAYIHRVKERHRGHWLCGLCAEAVKDEVVRSPTRISVEEALRRHTTFCHRFRSWSAEEEEEDPIAVIGRILRRSLDGSPRRTTTRTSSSGALPGVDDVAARRSLLRSGSCFSSLST